Proteins from one Mesorhizobium sp. M9A.F.Ca.ET.002.03.1.2 genomic window:
- a CDS encoding SDR family oxidoreductase — protein MQMKSEIAGEAAKQRHIQRRIDAKDKSKSTAKQQGAMQAGARKYPEPPFPEQHQPKPGHEWAIEPAPLYDAPFYIGSRKLDGKVALITGGDSGIGRAVAVLYAREGADVAIVYLAEDKDAEKTKAAVEAEGRRCMLVKADVSERDHCRNAVAEVVKEFGRIDVLVNNAAFQIHSSEFGDLTEEHFDTTLKTNLYGYFHMAQEAVPHMKPGSAIINSGSVTGIEGSKQLVDYSMTKGGIHAFTRALSGNLISKGIRVNAVAPGPVWTPLNPSDKEAGDVSKFGADTPMKRPAQPEEIAPAYVFLASPHCSSYITGEILPIIGGY, from the coding sequence ATGCAGATGAAATCCGAGATTGCCGGCGAAGCTGCAAAGCAACGCCATATCCAGCGTCGGATCGATGCCAAGGACAAATCGAAATCCACCGCCAAGCAGCAAGGCGCCATGCAGGCCGGAGCACGCAAATATCCCGAGCCGCCCTTTCCCGAACAGCACCAGCCGAAGCCGGGGCACGAATGGGCGATTGAGCCGGCGCCCCTTTACGATGCGCCGTTCTATATCGGGTCGAGAAAGCTCGACGGCAAAGTGGCACTGATTACCGGGGGCGATTCAGGCATTGGCCGGGCAGTGGCCGTGCTCTACGCGCGCGAAGGCGCGGACGTGGCGATTGTCTATCTGGCCGAGGACAAGGATGCCGAAAAGACAAAGGCGGCAGTGGAAGCCGAAGGCCGGCGCTGCATGCTGGTCAAGGCCGACGTCAGCGAGCGCGACCACTGCCGCAATGCGGTGGCTGAGGTGGTGAAGGAATTCGGCCGGATCGACGTACTGGTCAACAACGCCGCTTTCCAGATTCATTCCAGCGAATTCGGCGACCTGACCGAAGAGCATTTCGACACCACGCTGAAGACCAACCTCTACGGCTATTTCCACATGGCGCAGGAGGCCGTGCCACATATGAAGCCCGGTTCGGCGATCATTAACAGCGGCTCCGTAACCGGAATCGAGGGTTCGAAGCAACTTGTCGATTATTCAATGACCAAAGGCGGCATTCATGCCTTTACGCGCGCGCTTTCGGGCAACCTGATCAGCAAGGGCATAAGGGTGAACGCCGTGGCGCCGGGTCCAGTGTGGACGCCACTCAACCCGTCGGACAAGGAAGCCGGCGACGTTTCGAAATTTGGCGCAGACACGCCGATGAAACGGCCGGCGCAACCGGAGGAGATCGCACCCGCCTATGTGTTCCTCGCGTCGCCGCACTGCTCGAGTTACATCACCGGCGAGATATTGCCGATTATCGGAGGCTATTGA
- a CDS encoding FAD-dependent oxidoreductase, which translates to MAEGHTKLNGPDLVEGIALSDLPDGGKLLGHCGDEQVLLVRRGAEVFAIGATCTHYGGPLVDGLVVEDTVRCPWHHACFDLRTGEALRAPAFNPLACWPVEQRDDRIFVGEKRKRTAPKQRDGGSGQVPEKIVIVGGGAAGFAAAERLRREHYQGSIVMLSNDEAPPVDRPNLSKDYLAGKAPEDWIPLRGESFYSKNDIDLRLNANVASIDARSGEVVLADGARTPYDRLLLATGAEPVRLTIPGANLPYVHTLRSFADCKAIIKRATTARRAVVLGASFIGLEVAAALRSRDIEVHVVAPEKRPMERVLGPQMGDFIRVLHEENGVVFHLEDTASSIDDSKVKLSSGDTLAADFVVAGIGVRPRTGLAETAGLILDRGVVVNAFLETSAPGIFAAGDIARWPDPHSGENIRVEHWVVAERQGRTAALNMLGHREKFVAVPFFWSQHYDVPINYVGHAGQWDEIAVDGDIIAKDCLLRFKREGRTLAVASIFRDIESLGAEVEMERQMT; encoded by the coding sequence ATGGCTGAAGGTCATACCAAACTAAACGGGCCGGATCTGGTCGAGGGCATCGCGTTATCCGACCTTCCCGATGGAGGAAAGCTCCTCGGCCATTGCGGCGACGAGCAGGTGCTGCTGGTGCGCCGCGGGGCCGAGGTCTTCGCGATCGGGGCGACATGCACACATTATGGCGGGCCGCTCGTCGACGGTCTCGTGGTGGAAGACACCGTCCGGTGTCCCTGGCATCACGCGTGCTTCGATTTGCGTACAGGCGAAGCCTTGCGCGCGCCTGCTTTTAATCCACTCGCTTGCTGGCCGGTGGAACAACGGGATGATCGGATATTCGTGGGCGAGAAGCGCAAACGGACGGCACCGAAGCAGCGCGATGGAGGCTCCGGCCAGGTTCCGGAGAAGATCGTCATTGTCGGCGGCGGCGCGGCCGGTTTTGCAGCGGCCGAAAGACTGCGGCGCGAACACTATCAAGGCAGCATCGTGATGCTTAGCAACGATGAAGCGCCGCCGGTTGATCGACCCAATCTTTCCAAGGACTACCTCGCCGGCAAAGCACCGGAGGATTGGATTCCGCTCCGCGGAGAAAGCTTCTACTCAAAGAACGATATCGACCTGCGCCTCAATGCCAACGTCGCCAGCATCGATGCACGTTCTGGCGAGGTTGTACTCGCAGACGGGGCCCGGACTCCTTACGACAGGCTACTCCTTGCGACCGGAGCCGAACCGGTTCGCCTGACCATACCCGGCGCCAACCTGCCATACGTTCACACGCTGCGCTCGTTCGCAGATTGCAAGGCGATCATCAAGCGAGCCACGACCGCGCGTCGCGCCGTCGTGCTTGGCGCCAGTTTCATTGGTCTGGAAGTTGCCGCGGCCCTGCGCTCGCGCGATATCGAAGTTCATGTCGTGGCGCCGGAAAAACGGCCTATGGAACGCGTCCTGGGCCCGCAAATGGGCGACTTCATCCGCGTCCTCCATGAGGAGAATGGTGTCGTATTCCATCTCGAGGACACCGCAAGTAGCATCGACGACAGCAAGGTGAAACTCAGCAGTGGCGATACGTTGGCGGCGGATTTCGTCGTCGCTGGCATCGGCGTGCGACCGCGGACAGGGCTTGCCGAAACGGCGGGGCTCATCCTTGACCGCGGTGTCGTCGTGAACGCCTTTTTGGAGACGAGCGCACCAGGGATCTTCGCGGCCGGCGACATTGCGCGGTGGCCAGATCCTCACAGTGGCGAGAACATTCGGGTCGAGCATTGGGTGGTCGCAGAGAGGCAGGGGCGAACCGCGGCCCTCAACATGCTCGGCCATCGCGAGAAATTCGTCGCCGTGCCGTTCTTTTGGAGTCAGCATTACGATGTTCCCATCAACTATGTCGGCCATGCCGGGCAATGGGACGAGATCGCGGTCGATGGAGACATCATTGCCAAGGATTGCCTGCTCCGCTTCAAGCGCGAAGGGCGCACGCTGGCTGTCGCTTCGATCTTCCGTGACATCGAAAGTCTAGGGGCCGAGGTGGAAATGGAGCGCCAGATGACCTAG
- a CDS encoding helix-turn-helix domain-containing protein, with amino-acid sequence MHAYTTSRIALPSHATQPSQPAAFDTAPLQPVSFFPAGAEIYAQGEKAGAFYQVEFGAVRVYRLLADGRRQISAFHLAGETFGFEADTTHHFFAEAINATGVRVFRFAAGADMSHQLLPLALKGLTRAQEHLLVLGRQNAIERIAAFLVDMAERQGGLRQVELPMSRMDIGDYLGLTIETVSRVFTKLKDKGVIRLLNLRSIEIVKHDALRYMSE; translated from the coding sequence ATGCACGCCTACACGACCTCAAGGATTGCCCTGCCCTCGCACGCCACCCAGCCGAGCCAGCCGGCGGCGTTCGACACCGCACCGCTGCAACCGGTCAGCTTCTTTCCCGCCGGCGCCGAAATCTATGCCCAGGGCGAAAAGGCCGGCGCCTTCTACCAGGTCGAGTTCGGCGCCGTCCGCGTCTACCGCCTGCTTGCCGACGGCCGCCGGCAGATAAGCGCTTTCCACCTGGCTGGAGAGACCTTCGGCTTCGAAGCCGACACCACGCATCATTTCTTCGCCGAAGCGATCAACGCCACCGGCGTGCGCGTCTTCCGCTTCGCTGCCGGGGCTGACATGTCCCATCAGTTGCTGCCCTTGGCGCTCAAGGGACTGACAAGGGCTCAGGAACACCTCCTGGTGCTCGGCCGCCAGAACGCCATCGAACGCATCGCCGCGTTCCTGGTCGACATGGCGGAGCGGCAGGGCGGATTGCGGCAGGTCGAACTGCCGATGTCGCGCATGGATATCGGCGACTATCTCGGCCTCACCATCGAGACCGTATCGCGGGTCTTCACCAAGCTGAAGGACAAGGGCGTCATCCGCCTGCTCAACCTGCGCAGCATCGAAATCGTCAAGCACGACGCGCTTCGCTATATGAGCGAATGA
- a CDS encoding zinc-dependent alcohol dehydrogenase family protein — MKAMVLESVGTPLKPVDRPDPIPGPGEIRLKVEACAVCRTDLHVVDGDLPHPKLPLVPGHEIVGIIDLVGEGVARSRLGRRVGVPWLGHTCGCCRYCAAGTENLCDEPLFTGYTRDGGFASHVVADEHFAFDLDADADPISLAPLLCAGLIGWRCLKKAGNGKLLGIYGFGAAAHIVAQVANGQGREIFAFTRPGDREAQEFARSLGAKWAGGSDERPAELLDAAIIFAPVGNLVPTALRAVRKGGRVVCGGIHMSDIPAMPYGLLWGERELVSVANLTRRDAEEFFPIAKRAQVRTHTKAYPLEQANQALDDLRAGRLKGAAVLVPSLGI; from the coding sequence ATGAAGGCGATGGTGCTCGAAAGCGTCGGCACCCCTTTGAAGCCGGTCGACAGGCCTGATCCCATACCCGGGCCTGGTGAGATCAGGCTGAAGGTCGAGGCCTGCGCGGTCTGCCGGACCGATCTGCATGTCGTTGACGGTGATCTGCCTCATCCAAAACTGCCGCTCGTCCCAGGTCATGAAATTGTTGGCATCATTGATTTGGTTGGTGAAGGCGTCGCGCGGTCCCGGCTCGGTCGAAGAGTAGGGGTGCCTTGGCTCGGGCACACTTGCGGCTGCTGTCGCTATTGCGCCGCAGGCACTGAAAACCTCTGCGATGAGCCACTGTTCACCGGCTATACACGCGATGGCGGCTTCGCCAGCCATGTTGTCGCCGACGAACATTTCGCCTTCGATCTGGATGCGGACGCCGATCCCATATCGCTGGCGCCGCTGCTTTGCGCCGGCCTCATCGGCTGGCGGTGCCTGAAGAAAGCAGGCAACGGCAAGCTGCTCGGAATCTACGGCTTCGGCGCTGCCGCGCATATCGTCGCCCAGGTCGCGAACGGGCAAGGTCGTGAGATTTTCGCGTTCACGCGTCCCGGCGATAGAGAAGCTCAGGAATTTGCACGCTCGCTCGGCGCGAAGTGGGCCGGCGGCTCGGACGAACGTCCAGCCGAGCTGCTCGATGCTGCGATCATCTTCGCTCCTGTCGGCAATCTGGTGCCGACTGCCCTGCGTGCCGTGCGCAAAGGCGGCCGGGTGGTGTGCGGTGGCATTCACATGAGCGACATTCCGGCGATGCCCTATGGATTGCTTTGGGGGGAACGGGAATTGGTGTCGGTTGCAAACCTTACACGCCGCGACGCGGAAGAATTCTTTCCCATTGCCAAGCGTGCGCAGGTTCGCACGCACACAAAGGCCTATCCGCTGGAACAGGCCAATCAGGCGCTGGACGATCTGCGCGCCGGCAGACTCAAAGGCGCCGCGGTCCTGGTCCCGTCATTGGGCATCTAA
- a CDS encoding metalloregulator ArsR/SmtB family transcription factor produces the protein MRNKKIIELDKMAREASELLAAMANEKRLMILCHLLEGETSVNELAELVAMNQSALSQQLAKLRALKLVDTRRDAQQVYYRLASIEVERILQTLYGIYCDPQTKTAKIRSL, from the coding sequence ATGCGCAATAAGAAAATCATCGAACTGGACAAGATGGCGCGCGAAGCGTCCGAACTGCTTGCGGCGATGGCCAACGAGAAGCGCCTGATGATCCTGTGTCATCTGCTGGAAGGCGAGACGAGCGTCAATGAACTGGCGGAACTGGTCGCGATGAACCAGTCGGCGCTCTCGCAGCAATTGGCGAAGCTGCGGGCGCTGAAGCTGGTCGATACCCGTCGCGACGCCCAGCAGGTTTACTATCGGCTGGCTTCGATCGAGGTGGAGCGCATCCTGCAAACGCTCTACGGCATCTATTGCGATCCGCAGACGAAGACGGCGAAGATCAGGTCACTGTAG
- a CDS encoding FAD/NAD(P)-binding oxidoreductase, translated as MAHVVVLGAGLGGTIMAYELRDELAKEHEVSVVNNGSHYSFVPSNPWVAVGWRDKKAVEVDLAPVLARRGIAFHPQGARRIHPGERAIELNDGGRVSYDYLVIATGPELAFDEIDGLGPEHNTQSVCHIDHALKARAAFDALVAKPGPVVIGAVQGASCFGPAYEFTFILDKALRDAKVRDRVPMTFVTSEPYIGHLGLDGVGDTKGLLESEMRQHHIKWICNAKVDKVEPGKMFVSEIAEDGSIKQAHELPQVYAMMLPAFRGVEAVRGIEGLTNPRGFILVDKHQRNPAFPEIFAVGVCVAIPPVGKTPVPVGVPKTGFMIESMVTATARNIGRLAKGMEPDAQGTWNAVCLADFGDSGVAFVAQPQIPPRNVNWSSSGKWVHTAKVGFEKYFLHKIRSGKSEPFYERLALQVLGIDKLKEIKIEADVGVPGA; from the coding sequence ATGGCGCATGTAGTCGTCTTGGGTGCCGGACTGGGAGGCACCATAATGGCCTATGAGCTTCGCGACGAGTTGGCGAAGGAACATGAGGTTTCCGTCGTCAACAACGGCAGCCACTACTCGTTCGTGCCGTCCAATCCCTGGGTTGCCGTCGGTTGGCGCGACAAGAAGGCAGTCGAAGTCGACCTCGCTCCCGTCTTGGCACGCCGCGGCATTGCGTTTCATCCGCAAGGGGCAAGGCGCATTCATCCAGGCGAGCGCGCCATCGAACTCAATGACGGGGGCAGGGTGTCATACGACTATCTGGTGATCGCGACAGGCCCCGAACTCGCCTTCGACGAGATCGACGGCCTCGGCCCGGAGCACAACACGCAATCGGTCTGCCATATCGATCACGCCCTCAAGGCGAGGGCGGCCTTCGACGCACTCGTTGCCAAGCCGGGTCCGGTCGTCATCGGCGCGGTCCAGGGCGCATCCTGCTTCGGACCGGCCTATGAATTCACCTTCATCCTCGACAAGGCGCTGCGTGACGCCAAGGTGCGCGATCGCGTTCCCATGACCTTCGTCACCTCGGAACCCTATATCGGGCATCTCGGCCTCGATGGGGTCGGCGATACCAAGGGCCTGCTCGAGAGCGAGATGCGCCAGCACCACATCAAGTGGATCTGCAACGCCAAGGTCGACAAGGTCGAGCCGGGCAAGATGTTCGTATCGGAGATCGCCGAAGACGGTTCCATCAAGCAGGCGCACGAGCTGCCGCAAGTCTATGCGATGATGCTGCCGGCATTTCGCGGCGTGGAGGCGGTGCGCGGCATCGAAGGCCTCACCAATCCGCGCGGCTTCATCCTCGTCGACAAGCATCAGCGCAATCCTGCCTTCCCCGAGATATTCGCGGTTGGCGTCTGTGTCGCCATTCCGCCGGTCGGCAAGACGCCGGTTCCGGTGGGCGTCCCGAAGACCGGCTTCATGATCGAATCCATGGTCACCGCGACGGCCCGCAACATTGGCCGGCTGGCGAAGGGGATGGAACCCGACGCGCAGGGTACATGGAACGCGGTCTGCCTCGCCGATTTCGGCGATTCCGGCGTCGCCTTCGTGGCGCAGCCGCAAATTCCGCCGCGCAACGTCAACTGGTCATCCTCCGGCAAATGGGTGCACACCGCCAAGGTCGGTTTCGAGAAGTATTTCCTCCACAAGATCAGGTCAGGAAAGTCCGAGCCCTTCTATGAGCGCCTGGCGCTGCAGGTGCTCGGCATCGACAAGCTCAAGGAAATCAAGATCGAGGCGGATGTGGGCGTACCCGGCGCCTGA
- a CDS encoding DUF2892 domain-containing protein, with translation MSLDRSVLAFAGFMVLLSVVLTVWVSPLFVWLTVFVGLNMLQSAFTGFCPAAMIFRKLGIKPGCAF, from the coding sequence ATGTCACTTGACCGTTCCGTTCTTGCGTTCGCAGGCTTCATGGTGCTGCTATCCGTCGTGCTCACCGTCTGGGTTTCGCCGCTGTTTGTCTGGTTGACGGTCTTCGTCGGGCTCAACATGCTGCAGTCGGCGTTTACCGGCTTCTGCCCGGCGGCGATGATCTTCCGCAAGCTCGGCATCAAGCCGGGATGCGCATTCTAG
- a CDS encoding efflux RND transporter periplasmic adaptor subunit: MRTFLFLGALLACSPALAGTLTLAPTTVTEWKAVYGRVEARNTIPARARIGGLIVDLAVTEGDLVKAGEKVATVQDDKIAFQVAALDAQLRALQAQLATAQSELARGQTLVGRGVVTVQRLDQLRTEVDVARNQLAATEAQRSVIVQQGAEGDVFAPGGGRVLTVPVTRGAVVMAGEVVATIGGGGVFLRLAVPERYAATLKQGAAIRINASGKVSAGRLAKIYPQIDNGRVIADVEVDDLETDFIDARVLVQLPVGERSALLVPAAAIETRSGIDFVRVAAAGVEVERAVVTGERMARADGDYIEIMTGLAPGDVVVTP, from the coding sequence ATGCGCACGTTCCTTTTCCTCGGCGCGCTGCTGGCGTGCTCACCGGCCTTGGCCGGCACGCTCACGCTCGCACCGACGACGGTGACCGAATGGAAGGCGGTCTATGGCCGGGTCGAGGCGCGCAACACCATTCCGGCGCGCGCGCGGATCGGCGGCCTCATCGTTGATCTGGCCGTCACCGAAGGCGATCTGGTCAAAGCGGGCGAGAAGGTCGCGACCGTCCAGGACGACAAGATCGCCTTTCAGGTCGCGGCGCTGGACGCTCAGCTTCGCGCCCTGCAGGCGCAACTGGCAACGGCGCAGTCCGAACTGGCCCGCGGCCAGACCCTGGTCGGCAGGGGAGTCGTGACCGTGCAGCGGCTCGATCAGCTCAGGACCGAAGTCGACGTCGCACGCAACCAGCTTGCCGCGACCGAGGCGCAGCGTTCGGTGATCGTGCAGCAAGGAGCCGAAGGAGATGTGTTCGCGCCCGGCGGCGGACGCGTGCTGACCGTGCCGGTCACGCGCGGCGCCGTGGTCATGGCCGGTGAGGTGGTGGCGACCATCGGCGGTGGCGGCGTGTTCCTGCGGCTGGCCGTCCCGGAGCGGTATGCGGCGACACTGAAGCAGGGCGCCGCCATCCGCATCAATGCAAGCGGCAAGGTGTCTGCCGGCCGCCTCGCCAAGATCTATCCGCAGATCGACAATGGCCGCGTCATCGCCGACGTCGAGGTCGACGATCTCGAAACAGATTTCATCGACGCCCGGGTGCTGGTCCAATTGCCGGTGGGTGAACGTTCGGCACTGCTGGTGCCTGCAGCGGCGATCGAGACCCGTTCGGGGATCGATTTCGTGCGCGTTGCTGCCGCCGGCGTTGAAGTCGAACGGGCAGTGGTCACTGGCGAGCGGATGGCGCGCGCCGACGGCGACTATATCGAGATCATGACCGGTCTTGCGCCCGGCGATGTCGTGGTCACGCCATGA
- a CDS encoding efflux RND transporter permease subunit codes for MKGPAGFGIAGGLTRAFIASPLTPLFLLAAFAFGLVALLTLPREEEPQISVPMVDIFVRADGLRAEDAVKLVTEPLETIVKGIDGVEHVYSQSRDDQVMVTARFVVGTSSDAAVLRVHDKVRANMDRIPVGVPEPLIVGRGIDDVAIVTLTLSPKPETADRLTANDLTRIARELRTEIAKIDNVGLTYLVGDTGEIIRVAPDPEKLALHGVTLQQLAAKVSGANKAFPTGRVRNTGEQIDIVAGETLGSPDQIGNLLLTSRDNRPVYVRDVADVAFATDTGDVLVSTLTGSATGVTRVPSVTVAVAKRAGSNAVSVAEAILHRVEMLKGSLIPADLSVEVTRDYGETANEKANELLYHLGLATISIIVLVWIAIGRREAMVVAIVIPVTILLTLFASRVMGYTLNRVSLFALIFSIGILVDDAIVVIENISRHWAMGGGRDRRQAAIEAVAEVGNPTIVATLTVVAALLPMLFVSGMMGPYMSPIPANASAAMIFSFFVAVMVTPWLMLKFAGRAPVHAHTDQAGGGMLGRIYTAVARPILSSKTASWAFLLAIGVLTLGSLALFYTKDVTVKLLPFDNKSELAVTIDLPEGSSVEATDAVAQAVASKVLELTEVRSAQTHAGTAAPFNFNGLVRHSFLRSEPQQGDVALNLSPKSERIRSSHDIALDIRRRIASIAVPAGTSLKVVEPPPGPPVMATLLAEIYGPDGETRRKVAAKVEAAFRSVPFIVDVDNSYGQPARRLRTTISTDDAEFFHVEESDVFDTIAILNGGETVGYSHRGGGRQPIPIRIERPKGERTLDERFLTTPIPANVLPGDRGVVELGDVVRVADERASFLVFRHNGRAAEMVTAELAGSFEAPLYGMLAVSQAIDAQDWTGLQKPSIALHGQPEDESKPTLLWDGEWEVTWVTFRDMGAAFGVALLGIYILVVAQFGSFKVPLVILTPIPLTFIGILGGHWLFGAPFSATSMIGFIALAGIIVRNSILLVDFIRHAASPDRPLGEVLIEAGAIRFKPILLTALAAMIGAAVILTDPIFQGLAISLLFGLASSTLLTVLVIPAIYRVLRT; via the coding sequence ATGAAAGGTCCTGCTGGTTTCGGTATTGCGGGCGGGCTGACCCGGGCGTTCATCGCTTCGCCGCTCACGCCGCTGTTTCTGCTTGCCGCCTTCGCCTTCGGGCTGGTGGCCCTGCTCACGCTGCCGCGCGAGGAAGAGCCGCAGATATCGGTGCCGATGGTCGACATCTTCGTCCGAGCCGACGGCCTGAGGGCCGAGGATGCCGTCAAGCTGGTCACCGAACCGCTGGAGACGATCGTCAAGGGCATAGACGGTGTCGAGCACGTCTATTCGCAAAGCCGCGACGACCAGGTGATGGTCACCGCGCGCTTCGTCGTCGGCACGTCGTCGGACGCCGCAGTGCTGCGCGTCCACGACAAGGTCCGCGCCAATATGGACCGCATTCCCGTCGGCGTGCCCGAGCCGCTCATCGTCGGACGCGGCATCGACGATGTCGCGATTGTCACGCTGACGCTGTCGCCAAAACCGGAGACAGCTGACCGCCTGACGGCAAACGATCTGACCCGTATCGCGCGCGAGTTGCGCACCGAGATCGCCAAGATCGACAATGTCGGGCTGACCTATCTGGTTGGCGACACCGGAGAGATCATCCGCGTCGCGCCGGACCCGGAAAAGCTCGCTCTCCACGGCGTGACGCTGCAACAGCTTGCAGCAAAGGTCTCCGGTGCGAACAAGGCCTTTCCGACGGGACGCGTGCGCAATACGGGCGAGCAGATCGACATCGTGGCGGGCGAGACATTGGGTTCGCCGGACCAGATCGGCAACCTGCTGCTGACCTCGCGCGACAACCGCCCCGTCTATGTCCGCGACGTGGCCGATGTCGCCTTCGCGACCGATACCGGCGACGTGCTTGTCTCGACGCTCACAGGATCCGCGACGGGCGTGACGCGCGTGCCGTCAGTGACCGTCGCCGTCGCCAAGCGCGCCGGTTCCAACGCGGTGTCGGTCGCCGAGGCGATCCTGCACCGGGTCGAGATGCTGAAAGGCAGCCTGATCCCCGCCGACCTGTCGGTCGAGGTCACGCGCGACTACGGCGAGACGGCGAACGAGAAGGCCAACGAGCTTCTCTATCATCTCGGGCTGGCGACGATCTCGATCATTGTGCTGGTCTGGATCGCCATCGGCCGGCGCGAGGCCATGGTGGTGGCCATCGTCATTCCCGTCACCATCCTGCTCACGCTGTTTGCCTCGCGCGTCATGGGCTATACGTTGAACCGCGTTTCGCTGTTTGCGCTGATCTTTTCCATCGGCATCCTCGTCGACGATGCGATCGTGGTGATCGAGAACATCTCCCGGCACTGGGCAATGGGCGGCGGACGCGATCGGCGGCAAGCGGCGATCGAGGCGGTGGCGGAAGTCGGCAACCCGACGATCGTCGCCACCTTGACCGTGGTCGCCGCGCTGCTGCCGATGCTGTTCGTCTCGGGAATGATGGGCCCCTATATGAGCCCGATCCCCGCCAATGCGTCGGCGGCGATGATCTTCTCCTTCTTCGTCGCGGTGATGGTGACGCCGTGGCTGATGCTGAAGTTTGCCGGACGGGCGCCCGTGCATGCCCATACGGACCAGGCCGGCGGCGGCATGTTGGGCCGCATCTACACTGCCGTCGCCCGGCCCATACTGTCGTCGAAGACGGCGAGCTGGGCATTTCTGCTGGCGATCGGCGTGCTCACGCTTGGCTCTCTGGCCCTGTTCTATACCAAGGATGTCACGGTCAAACTGCTGCCCTTCGACAACAAGTCCGAACTCGCGGTGACGATCGACCTGCCGGAAGGATCCTCCGTCGAGGCGACTGACGCGGTGGCGCAGGCGGTCGCCAGCAAGGTTCTCGAACTGACCGAGGTGCGATCGGCCCAGACGCATGCCGGAACCGCGGCGCCCTTCAACTTCAATGGGCTTGTGCGACACTCCTTTCTGCGCAGCGAGCCGCAGCAGGGCGATGTTGCGCTCAATCTTTCGCCGAAATCGGAGCGCATCCGTTCGAGCCACGATATCGCGCTGGACATTCGCCGGCGCATCGCATCAATCGCCGTTCCCGCCGGCACCAGCCTGAAGGTCGTCGAGCCGCCTCCCGGCCCGCCCGTGATGGCGACACTGCTGGCCGAGATCTATGGACCCGATGGCGAGACGCGACGCAAGGTTGCCGCAAAGGTCGAAGCGGCGTTCCGCTCCGTTCCGTTCATCGTCGATGTCGACAATTCCTACGGACAGCCGGCACGCCGGCTGCGCACCACGATCTCCACCGACGATGCCGAGTTCTTCCATGTCGAGGAAAGCGACGTGTTCGACACGATCGCCATCCTCAACGGCGGCGAGACCGTCGGCTATTCGCATCGCGGCGGCGGCCGCCAGCCGATACCGATCCGCATCGAGCGACCGAAGGGCGAGAGGACGCTGGACGAGCGTTTCCTGACCACGCCCATTCCGGCAAATGTGCTCCCCGGCGATCGCGGCGTGGTCGAACTGGGGGACGTCGTGCGGGTCGCTGACGAACGCGCCTCCTTTCTGGTGTTCCGGCACAATGGCCGCGCCGCCGAAATGGTGACGGCCGAACTTGCCGGCAGCTTCGAGGCGCCGCTCTACGGGATGCTCGCCGTCAGCCAGGCAATCGACGCACAGGACTGGACGGGGCTGCAAAAACCTTCGATCGCGCTGCATGGCCAGCCGGAGGACGAAAGCAAGCCGACGCTGCTGTGGGATGGCGAATGGGAAGTCACCTGGGTGACTTTCCGCGACATGGGCGCGGCATTCGGCGTCGCGCTGCTCGGCATCTATATCCTGGTCGTCGCCCAGTTCGGTTCGTTCAAGGTGCCGCTGGTGATCCTGACGCCGATCCCGCTGACCTTCATCGGCATCCTCGGCGGACATTGGCTGTTCGGCGCGCCGTTCTCTGCCACCTCGATGATAGGGTTTATCGCGCTGGCGGGCATCATCGTGCGCAATTCGATCCTGCTGGTCGATTTCATCCGGCATGCCGCCTCGCCGGACAGGCCGCTGGGCGAGGTTCTGATCGAGGCCGGTGCCATAAGGTTCAAGCCGATCCTGCTGACAGCACTTGCCGCCATGATCGGCGCGGCGGTGATCCTGACCGATCCGATCTTCCAGGGCCTGGCGATCTCGCTGCTGTTCGGCCTCGCGTCCTCGACCTTGCTGACGGTGCTGGTCATCCCGGCCATCTATCGGGTTCTGAGGACGTGA